The following coding sequences lie in one Rutidosis leptorrhynchoides isolate AG116_Rl617_1_P2 chromosome 4, CSIRO_AGI_Rlap_v1, whole genome shotgun sequence genomic window:
- the LOC139842971 gene encoding uncharacterized protein yields the protein TWKSSGHYTIPSQAPATNSRVDGTSKSFPSDIQFEERLQAVKRSALNQKKTEEKITYGAIDYDAPVVSEPSKIGLGTKIGVGVAVVVFGLVFALGDFLPSGSVNSTNDASIVQNALSPEEREKLQKQLQEYEATLRISPDDVVAREGLAVTLTELGEYTRAASTLEDLTKIKPSDPEPFRVLGGVKYEMKDYEGSAAAYRTSAKISQKMNFEVLRGLTNALLAAKKPDEAVKVLLASRDRLEKEKENRDNSDTESQLDPIQVELLLGKAYSDWGHVGDAVSVYDQLISNNPNDFRGYLAKGIILKANGKIGDAERMFIQARFFAPEGAKAIVDRYARQ from the exons acatggaaaagttcgggtcactacactataccTAGTC AGGCACCTGCAACTAATTCAAGAGTGGATGGAACATCTAAAAGTTTTCCGTCCGATATTCAGTTTGAGGAAAGGCTTCAGGCAGTCAAAAG GTCTGCGTTGAACCAGAAAAAAACTGAAGAGAAAATTACGTATGGGGCGATTGACTATGATGCTCCAGTTGTATCAGAGCCTAGCAAAATAGGACTTGGTACTAAG ATTGGAGTAGGAGTTGCAGTTGTTGTTTTCGGGTTGGTATTTGCTCTTGGAGATTTCCTTCCTTCTGGAAG TGTCAACTCGACTAATGATGCTAGCATAGTACAGAATGCGTTGTCACCAGAAGAGAGAGAAAAACTCCAG AAACAACTACAGGAATATGAGGCCACCCTTAGAATTTCCCCAGATGATGTCGTAGCTCGTGAA GGATTAGCTGTAACCTTAACTGAGTTGGGAGAGTATACTCGAGCGGCATCCACGCTTGAAGATTTAACTAAG ATAAAGCCTAGTGACCCTGAGCCTTTTCGTGTGCTTGGAGGAGTGAAGTATGAAATGAAGGACTATGAAGGTAGTGCTGCTGCCTATAGGACTTCTGCAAAG ATATCTCAAAAGATGAATTTTGAAGTGCTTCGTGGTCTCACAAATGCGTTGCTTGCTGCTAAGAAACCTGACGAG GCTGTTAAAGTCCTTCTGGCATCTCGTGACCGTttggaaaaagaaaaggaaaatcgAGATAACTCAGATACGGAATCTCAATTGGACCCTATCCAA GTTGAATTACTTCTTGGAAAAGCATACTCAGATTGGGGTCATGTTGGTGATGCTGTTTCTGTGTATGATCAACTCATCTCTAACAACCCAAACGATTTTCGGGGTTATTTAGCTAAG GGAATTATTCTAAAAGCAAATGGAAAAATTGGAGATGCAGAAAGGATGTTTATACAA GCTCGGTTTTTTGCACCAGAGGGAGCCAAGGCAATTGTGGATCGTTACGCTAGACAATAA